One Halictus rubicundus isolate RS-2024b chromosome 10, iyHalRubi1_principal, whole genome shotgun sequence genomic window carries:
- the LOC143358059 gene encoding uncharacterized protein LOC143358059 — MMNKDDYDHLREKNIAERNAIFADFFKDLKTQSNEFNVLKSKYKDTENEENEPPKKRRRTVSGAIGDNDFKVNGVRLELRKKYNTRSSSRSGSRDNLDESKRNKPKLQILFPWAKSSQRSIDLMKMGVCDVDEENEQHDESINSDNNDDYDEYDTDDDDSDVYAAKRKGGYKVTRAPYDPNTIPSVDEITEHMLKNIAQKSSKKKYCKIKGTSCHQCRQKTLDTKTVCRSGECIGVRGQFCGPCLRGRYGESALEALKDPKWACPPCRGLCNCSICRTRSGLPPTGILAPVAQEEGYTSVKDYLESNQSQ, encoded by the exons ATGATGAACAAAGACGATTACGATCATCTCCGAGAAAAGAACATAGCCGAAAGAAACGCTATC TTTGCCGACTTTTTTAAAGATCTAAAAACCCAATCGAACGAATTCAATGTGTTGAAATCAAAGTACAAAGACACGGAAAATGAGGAAAACGAACCGCCGAAGAAGAGACGCAGAACTGTCTCTGGTGCCATCGGTGACAACGATTTTAAAGTCAACGGCGTTCGTCttgaattacggaaaaaatacAACACCAGAAGTTCCTCGAGAAGCGGTAGTAGAGATAACTTGGACGAGTCTAAGAGAAACAAGCCTAAATTACAGATTTTATTCCCATGGGCAAAATCGTCGCAACGCTCCATCGATCTAATGAAAATGGGAGTCTGCGACGTAGATGAGGAAAACGAACAACACGACGAAAGTATTAATAGCGATAACAATGATGATTACGACGAATACGataccgacgacgacgacagcgaTGTATACGCAGCTAAAAGGAAAGGGGGTTATAAAGTTACTAGAGCACCTTACGATCCAAATACCATACCTTCAGTTGATGAAATTACTGAGCACATGTTGAAGAATATAGCACAGAAGAGTAGTaagaaaaaatattgtaaaattaagGGAACTAGTTGTCATCAGTGTAGACAGAAAACGTTAGACACGAAGACGGTTTGTCGATCGGGAGAATGTATCGGAGTGAGAGGACAATTTTGTGGACCTTGTTTGAGGGGAAGGTACGGTGAAAGTGCGCTGGAAGCATTAAAAGATCCG AAATGGGCTTGTCCACCCTGTCGAGGTCTGTGTAATTGCAGTATATGCAGGACCAGGAGCGGTCTACCTCCAACAGGAATTTTAGCTCCTGTAGCACAGGAAGAAGGATATACCTCTGTCAAGGATTATCTCGAATCAAACCAATCTCAATGA
- the LOC143358058 gene encoding putative methyltransferase-like protein 25, with product MYDKRFEEILNFINIYDKLINCHIVDFITDDLWKLCLPDELRLELESDDIECFYWMEDDSHPVLNQFVKQARSLSLQSCSTEINSKDLANVLPVVNDLSKCKHKDVKTEFMNVKKSHEVECLGNIVGAAAASTGSLVIDAGAGKAYLSTFLAENHNVPVLAIDSSQSCCKGATFRQNKLKKRTKHSQNLVQYIVNEINENTNYIKMINEHFHEWKLDKNLVLTGLHACGSLTHSVIKTFLATKDIHLLCIVPCCYHLTNETLNQRISFSKNARMLAQQSVERSTKTKSVSSSLFYRAVLQVVLHSMGVYNARVGRGGPLHDFPSYALWAFSKIGVVPEKIPSVETLESVYRLHEHLSKRFYTFQMLRIHTGRVLEAAIMLDRILFLQKSNLCSKLAILRLFDPILSPRHYGIVAVK from the exons atgtatgaTAAACGTTTCgaagaaattttaaattttataaacataTACGACAAATTGATAAATTGTCATATAGTCGATTTCATTACGGATGACTTGTGGAAACTGTGTTTGCCGGATGAATTAAGACTAGAGTTAGAAAGCGATGATATAGAATGCTTTTACTGGATGGAGGATGATAGTCATCCTGTGCTTAATCAATTTGTGAAACAAGCAAGGTCTCTTTCCTTACAGTCGTGTTCtacagaaataaattcaaaGGATCTTGCGAATGTATTACCCGTTGTTAACGATCTAAGTAAATGTAAACACAAGGATGTAAAAACCGAATTTATGAATGTTAAAAAATCACACGAGGTTGAATGCCTTGGAAATATTGTgggagcagcagcagcatcgaCCGGAAGTTTAGTAATAGATGCTGGTGCTGGCAAAGCGTATTTGTCAACATTCTTAGCTGAAAATCATAATGTTCCCGTTCTCGCGATAGATTCTTCGCAGTCATGTTGCAAAGGAGCAACTTTTAGACAGAACAAATTAAAGAAGAGAACAAAGCATTCTCAAAATTTG GTCCAATACATAGTCAACGAAATAAACGAAAACACAAACtacataaaaatgataaatgaaCATTTTCACGAATGGAAATTAGATAAAAATCTTGTATTAACCGGTTTGCATGCCTGTGGCTCTCTTACCCATTCGGTTATCAAAACTTTTCTAGCCACGAAAGATATACATCTTTTGTGTATCGTGCCTTGTTGTTATCACTTAACAAACGAAACGTTAAACCAGAGGATCAGTTTTTCTAAAAACGCTAGAATGCTAGCACAACAATCCGTCGAAAGAAGCACTAAAACTAAATCTGTATCTTCATCGCTGTTTTACAGAGCAGTTTTACAAGTGGTACTCCATTCCATGG GTGTTTATAATGCTAGAGTAGGTCGAGGAGGACCCTTGCACGATTTTCCAAGTTATGCTCTGTGGGCATTCTCAAAAATTGGAGTGGTACCAGAAAAG ATACCATCTGTGGAAACGCTAGAAAGTGTGTATCGATTACATGAACATTTGTCTAAACGATTTTATACGTTTCAAATGTTACGAATACACACAGGTCGCGTATTGGAAGCGGCTATTATGCtggatagaatattgtttttgcAAAAGAGCAACTTATGTTCGAAACTTGCTATATTACGTTTATTTGATCCGATCTTATCGCCTCGACATTATGGAATCGTAGCTGTCAAataa
- the LOC143358060 gene encoding uncharacterized protein LOC143358060 codes for MSDENDVDINKEFENLLFAEENAQNVGYEEGYETGKQQLIKGFHLGYHRASLIGAQLGYYCGVLEQYLNTDNPKSQKATFIAKQLLQDISDFPRFNSETVDFFERVDNIKFKYAKFCALAKTSSSYPETDKLEF; via the coding sequence ATGTCCGATGAGAATGACGTCGATATAaacaaagaatttgaaaatttattgtttGCCGAAGAAAATGCTCAAAACGTTGGTTACGAAGAAGGTTACGAGACTGGCAAGCAGCAATTGATAAAAGGATTTCATTTGGGTTACCACAGAGCAAGTTTAATAGGGGCACAGTTAGGATACTACTGCGGAGTCTTGGAACAATATTTAAACACGGACAACCCGAAATCGCAGAAAGCAACTTTTATCGCAAAACAACTTCTTCAagatatttctgattttccaaGATTTAATAGCGAAACTGTCGACTTTTTTGAACGCGTAGATAATATCAAGTTCAAATATGCCAAATTTTGTGCATTAGCAAAGACGTCTTCTTCGTATCCAGAAACAGACAAACttgaattttaa
- the Mor gene encoding SWI/SNF- related protein mor yields MLALGPKKDGGPNAKFFESQEILTQLDGVKQWLLKNCKKYVQTDPPTNKSLATLIVQLLQFQEDNLGKNVSKPPMTRLPMKCFLDFKPGGGLCHILATAFRIKQEQGWRRFDFPVGKSGSRMDRTVEMLVAAERALVQNRCFTVPNIYVRPDVDKSTAGKVKEAVRRHQGTIAENEADATHIIYPSVDPMEEEYARPCMRRERSVLLHWYYFPDSYDSWTSLDLPWDFPEGTSASTSVKSVYKVSATWALDLDQYNEWMNEEDYEIDENGQKKIHKYRLSVEDLMAQPSHPPPSAKKPKRKRSPSPPPKLGKRKSARAPSGVQSASSTSSLATPKKSRGTGEEEDDLTQGMEDPPAEPRIVEVVATPTNPPVTGQGNAPTSGATLTTTGSKKQDNELQPLKSGNMADLDEPIEGDKGSSQSTQDREERDASKERGDGSKGDEPEDNVTEQTHHIVVPSYSAWFDYNSIHTIEKRALSEFFNGKNKSKTPEIYLAYRNFMIDTYRLNPTEYITSTACRRNLAGDVCAIMRVHAFLEQWGLINYQVDAESRPTPMGPPPTSHFHVLSDTPSGLAPVNPNPPKTPQPSAAKTLLDLEKKSNVMGSEEKASAGAMANFGLKIDQYSRKPAVLKNKQAAGATRDWTEQETLLLLEGLELHKDDWNKVCEHVGSRTQDECILHFLRLPIEDPYLEEGGPEGLGPLAYQPVPFSKAGNPVMSTVAFLASVVDPRVAASAAKAAMEEFAAIKDQVPAALLDQHLRNVQASANSDGKFDPAAGLAQSGIAGTGPPEPPDDTATPSTTGSVPTTAATSPHSATPTPIETKKEEQEKPKESEVEPAQLEIGKKEDEMKESEEDTKTPVDVEAMEAKEKKDKVVRDAQLQSAAAAALAAAAVKAKHLAAVEERKIKSLVALLVETQMKKLEIKLRHFEELETTMEREREGLEYQRQQLITERQQFHLEQLKAAEFRARQQAHQRLAQEQQQQQQQQNQHPPWQPAAQQQQQQQQQQQQPPSPQASAQQPAAHTPPQQS; encoded by the exons ATGCTCGCATTAGGACCGAAAAAGGACGGAGGTCCCAATGCAAAATTTTTCGAATCCCAAGAAATTCTCACACAACTCGACGGAGTGAAACAGTGGCTGTTAAAAAACTGCAAAAAG TATGTACAAACGGACCCTCCTACTAATAAAAGTTTAGCTACTTTGATAGTGCAATTGTTGCAATTCCAAGAAGATAATttaggaaaaaatgtttcaaaaccACCTATGACCAGACTTCCT ATGAAATGTTTCTTAGATTTCAAACCAGGTGGTGGTTTATGTCATATTCTTGCAACCGCGTTTCGTATTAAGCAAGAGCAAGGATGGCGCAGATTCGATTTTCCTGTCGGAAAG TCAGGATCTCGAATGGATAGAACGGTGGAAATGTTGGTGGCAGCGGAACGAGCTTTAGTTCAGAACAGATGTTTCACCGTACCGAACATATACGTGCGACCAGACGTAGACAAATCGACAGCGGGAAAAGTGAAAGAAGCGGTTCGGCGACACCAAGGCACCATCGCGGAGAATGAAGCGGACGCTACACACATTATTTATCCTTCCGTGGATCCTATGGAAGAAGAATACGCGCGACCTTGCATGAGGCGCGAAAGATCCGTTCTTCTTCATTGGTATTACTTCCCGGATAGTTACGATTCTTGGACTAGTTTAGATCTTCCCTGGGATTTTCCGGAAGGGACATCTGCGAGTACTAGCGTGAAATCAGTGTACAAAGTATCGGCAACGTGGGCGCTGGACTTGGATCAGTATAACGAATGGATGAACGAGGAAGATTAcgagatagacgagaatggtcAGAAAAAAATACACAAGTACAGGCTTTCGGTGGAGGATTTAATGGCTCAGCCATCGCATCCGCCACCCTCTGCGAAAAAGCCGAAACGAAAACGATCTCCTAGTCCACCCCCGAAACTAGGGAAACGTAAAAGCGCGAGAGCGCCTTCGGGTGTCCAGAGTGCTTCCTCGACGTCGTCGCTAGCGACTCCGAAAAAGTCTCGCGGCACGGGAGAAGAGGAGGACGATCTCACGCAAGGAATGGAGGATCCTCCGGCAGAACCTCGGATCGTAGAAGTTGTGGCTACGCCTACAAATCCACCGGTTACAGGTCAAGGGAATGCTCCGACCAGCGGTGCCACCTTAACAACCACGGGAAGCAAGAAACAGGATAACGAACTCCAACCGTTAAAATCTGGTAACATGGCAGATCTGGATGAGCCGATAGAAGGCGACAAAGGAAGTTCTCAAAGCACTCAAGACAGGGAAGAACGAGATGCTAGCAAAGAAAGGGGCGATGGAAGCAAAGGCGACGAGCCAGAAGACAATGTAACAGAGCAAACTCATCACATCGTCGTTCCCAGCTATTCTGCTTGGTTCGACTACAATTCAATCCATACCATCGAGAAGAGAGCTCTGTCGGAGTTTTTTAAtggtaaaaataaatcgaaaacgcCGGAAATCTATTTGGCGTACAGGAATTTTATGATCGATACCTACAGATTAAATCCTACCGAGTACATCACGTCTACCGCTTGCAGACGCAACTTAGCCGGCGATGTATGCGCGATTATGCGTGTACACGCGTTCTTGGAGCAATGGGGACTTATCAATTATCAGGTGGACGCGGAGTCGAGGCCAACGCCTATGGGACCACCGCCAACGTCGCATTTCCATGTACTGTCGGATACACCGTCGGGTTTGGCTCCTGTGAATCCAAACCCACCGAAAACACCGCAACCATCCGCTGCGAAAACTTTGCTCGATCTAGAGAAGAAGTCGAACGTGATGGGATCGGAAGAAAAAGCTTCGGCCGGAGCGATGGCAAACTTTGGACTAAAGATAGATCAGTATTCGAGAAAGCCGGCAGTTTTGAAGAATAAGCAAGCTGCCGGCGCTACCCGCGACTGGACGGAACAGGAGACGTTGTTATTGTTGGAGGGATTAGAGCTGCACAAGGACGATTGGAATAAAGTGTGCGAGCACGTTGGCTCAAGGACCCAAGACGAGTGCATTTTACATTTCTTACGACTTCCGATAGAGGATCCGTATTTGGAGGAAGGGGGACCGGAAGGTTTGGGTCCTTTGGCTTATCAACCGGTGCCCTTCTCGAAAGCAGGCAATCCAGTTATGAGCACAGTCGCGTTTTTGGCTTCCGTTGTTGATCCCAGAGTGGCGGCAAGTGCCGCGAAAGCTGCCATGGAGGAATTCGCAGCTATCAAGGATCAAGTGCCAGCCGCTTTGCTGGACCAACATCTTAGAAACGTCCAAGCCAGCGCGAACTCGGACG GCAAGTTTGATCCAGCTGCAGGCTTGGCACAATCCGGTATAGCCGGTACGGGTCCGCCCGAACCTCCAGACGACACAGCAACACCGTCGACTACCGGAAGCGTACCGACAACGGCTGCTACCTCGCCGCATTCGGCCACACCGACGCCGATAGAAACGAAGAAAGAGGAACAGGAAAAACCGAAAGAATCCGAAGTTGAGCCAGCTCAATTGGAGATTGGAAAGAAAGAGGATGAAATGAAGGAATCGGAGGAGGATACGAAAACGCCTGTGGACGTCGAGGCTATGGAAGCGAAAGAGAagaaggataag GTAGTGCGAGATGCTCAACTACAGTCTGCAGCCGCCGCTGCACTGGCGGCAGCTGCCGTCAAGGCGAAGCATTTGGCTGCCGTGGAAGAACGAAAAATCAAGTCTCTGGTGGCGTTGCTCGTCGAAACGCAAATGAAAAAGTTGGAGATTAAACTGCGACATTTCGAGGAGCTGGAAACCACGATGGAAAGGGAACGCGAAGGTCTcgagtatcagaggcaacagcTGATCACGGAGAGGCAACAGTTCCACCTGGAACAATTAAAAGCCGCTGAATTTCGAGCGAGGCAACAAGCGCATCAACGTTTAGCTCAAgaacagcaacaacagcagcaacaacagaaTCAACATCCACCTTGGCAACCGGCCgcgcaacaacaacagcaacaacaacaacagcaacagcaaccgCCGAGTCCACAGGCATCGGCCCAACAACCAGCAGCTCATACGCCTCCGCAACAGTCGTAG
- the LOC143358057 gene encoding uncharacterized protein LOC143358057, which translates to MDKKGEDARLTLEDVRELIKKDEPEVEIHSLEEEPGSGRGDNYTSMLYRIRVKGQERRETTGGTIEWINYERAIIYKVLPRSREHREAFKSELLFRNEVAFYTYVWPTLNKLQTDGKNVFNGVAKIYAARVDLIAMEDLREKGFKMADRRKGLELDHLKGALKALAGFHALSLTLRETRPEEFARLTDPDGGQCIREVLFRPENEEWYRQYYQEAAKNAIEMVSEGLPTRMEHKRTEIMEKLRAFLNDDVFFRTMSEVAAVRGPLTVFCHGDCWTNNILFKDDADPNEEDVCLVDFQLTRVGSLALDLVNFLYCCTSGDIRRAHMTQLLQHYHFHLMSSLHILNPEHPAKDPSVMWELLNEEMRRCGRFGIGLALDILPISTCKSEEAPDMYEKPETSKEKQTIRGPPRGGAECARLMTDLVLELVNNHAL; encoded by the exons ATGGACAAGAAAGGAGAAGATGCGCGTCTTACATTGGAGGATGTACGCGAATTGATAAAGAAAGACGAACCCGAGGTGGAGATTCACAGTTTGGAGGAAGAACCTGGCTCTGGAAGAGGTGACAATTACACgtctatgctctatcgtattcgTGTGAAAGGTCAAGAACGGAGGGAAACAACCGGTGGAACGATCGAATGGATCAATTACGAACGTGCGATCATCTACAAAGTGTTGCCCCGGTCGAGGGAACATCGGGAGGCGTTTAAAAGCGAACTGCTCTTTCGAAACGAAGTGGCATTCTACACGTACGTGTGGCCGACCCTGAACAAGTTGCAAACGGATGGCAAAAATGTGTTCAACGGCGTTGCCAAAATATATGCGGCGCGTGTCGATCTTATCGCTATGGAGGATTTAAGAGAAAAAGGTTTTAAAATGGCAGACAGAAGGaagggactcgagctcgaccaTTTGAAGGGAGCTTTAAAAGCCTTGGCCGGCTTTCACGCGCTGAGTTTAACGCTCCGAGAAACGAG GCCGGAAGAGTTCGCGAGACTGACAGATCCGGATGGAGGTCAATGTATACGGGAGGTGCTTTTTCGACCGGAAAACGAAGAGTGGTACCGACAGTATTACCAAGAAGCTGCGAAAAACGCTATTGAAATGGTATCCGAAGGCCTTCCTACTCGCATGGAACACAAGAGAACAGAGATAATGGAGAAATTGAGAGCATTCCTAAACGACGACGTATTTTTTCGTACAATGAGCGAAGTCGCTGCCGTAAGAGGGCCCCTTACCGTTTTTTGCCACGGCGATTGTTGGACTAATAATATTCTCTTTAAAGATGACGCTGATCCAAACGAGGAA GATGTCTGTTTGGTCGATTTTCAATTAACCCGAGTCGGCTCGCTCGCTCTTGACCTCGTCAACTTTCTGTACTGTTGTACAAGTGGGGATATTAGACGGGCTCATATGACACAGCTTCTTCAGCATTATCATTTTCATCTGATGTCTTCGTTGCACATCCTTAATCCAGAACATCCAGCGAAAGATCCGTCGGTCATGTGGGAACT ATTAAACGAGGAAATGCGACGGTGTGGACGTTTCGGAATAGGTCTCGCATTGGACATCTTACCGATCAGCACGTGCAAAAGCGAAGAAGCACCAGACATGTATGAAAAACCGGAAACAAGCAAAGAAAAGCAAACAATTCGAGGACCGCCGCGCGGAGGAGCTGAATGCGCGCGTCTCATGACTGATTTAGTTTTAGAACTCGTAAACAATCACGCTTTGTAA
- the LOC143358055 gene encoding small ribosomal subunit protein mS39, whose translation MNHLKQISYRSPFCRLQRSQSLISRLSSNIQIPPRIERGPTDILRALDRSVPRDPTSTPYRYQDDPFLIPVKRSDYRVYALSYESGRDTAMWIHREHANYFPKDLSVPRIKAFVPPVVYKDKSQVSEEIFLKAVAETNISEALDIYKLLEGDVSNKAKQSFLELLCFCNSREGIFQLLPNERWFNKPEAQLIWIPNPLVEELYNSLKTQDFATAAKAHNTMICGFAKWKKIDETWLLYEDCQKNDIPLNVNTFNYLIELLVETYSPEAGSESTRAVYNILKHMNNNGVQPNVRTLNAALSVASSMADITAAENLAKHLLIEFKRLNIKLSLASYYYAIIIFTRAGDAVYNSFMDILNSVAEQNFSIQDPKDVKFFVTAMDTAYYTYFDKEAGEKVYDILFTGDNYQFLHNLSNESAFFYVYLRLMLSTTTIPDFLKRYQKVVPSLYIPDYRIFKEILNSMKLYPPEDIAEYLPKFWTDMEMFKVSDTDLSLSAMEIMSRAVSQAQPVKATFASAAQGTWMYIKDEMEHQNNAQFSTATIGHIALLLLRNGNVEECNEVLKYTIENLNSFIPMMTKQQVDELFELCISERYFTEALLVLEYCLHAGFQHVVEMAKQLHSNDAHLDDHQRNKLKYLMKADVV comes from the exons ATGAATCATTTGAAGCAGATTTCTTACAG GTCTCCATTCTGTAGGTTGCAAAGATCGCAATCTTTAATATCAAGGTTAAGTTCTAATATACAAATACCACCTAGGATAGAACGAGGACCCACGGATATTTTACGT GCTCTTGATCGTTCGGTGCCAAGAGATCCAACGAGTACCCCTTATAGGTACCAAGACGATCCCTTTTTAATCCCAGTGAAAAGATCGGACTATCGTGTCTATGCACTGTCGTACGAGTCTGGTAGAGATACAGCAATGTGGATTCACAGAGAACACGCAAATTACTTTCCGAAAGACCTCTCGGTACCCAGAATCAAG GCATTTGTGCCACCAGTAGTGTATAAGGACAAAAGTCAAGTATCTGAAGAGATCTTTCTGAAAGCTGTAGCGGAAACTAACATCTCGGAAGCGTTAGATATTTACAAGCTGTTGGAAGGTGATGTTTCCAATAAAGCCAAACAAAGTTTTTTAGAATTGTTATGTTTCTGTAATAGTCGAGAAGGTATATTTCAATTGCTTCCAAACGAACGGTGGTTCAATAAACCAGAAGCGCAACTGATTTGGAT ACCCAATCCTCTGGTGGAGGAGTTATACAATTCCTTGAAAACTCAAGATTTCGCAACAGCAGCTAAGGCTCACAATACTATGATCTGTGGCTTTGCAAAATGGAAAAAG ATAGATGAGACTTGGCTGTTGTATGAAGATTGTCAGAAAAATGATATTCCGTTAAATGTCAATACTTTTAATTATTTGATCGAGCTACTTGTAGAAACCTATTCACCGGAGGCTGGTTCAGAATCAACAAGGGCTGTATACAATATTCTCAAACACATGAACAACAATGGAGTTCAACCGAACGTTAGGACATTGAATGCTGCTCTTAGCGTAGCTTCTTCAATGGCAGACATCACTGCAGCTGAAAATCTTGCAAAACACCTACTTATAGAATTTAAAAGACTGAATATAAAACTTTCATTGGCATCGTATTATTATGCTATTATCATATTTACTCGCGCAG GCGATGCAGTGTACAATTCTTTCATGGACATTTTAAACTCGGTAGCAGAACAGAATTTCTCTATTCAGGATCCTAAAGATGTAAAATTTTTTGTCACTGCTATGGACACAgcttattatacttattttgacAAAGAAGCTGGTGAAAAAGTGTATGATATTCTTTTTACCGGAGATAATTACCAGTTCTTACACAACTTATCAAAC GAGTCTGCCTTCTTCTATGTGTACCTGAGATTGATGTTATCGACAACCACGATTCCAGATTTCTTGAAACGTTACCAGAAAGTTGTTCCCAGTTTGTACATACCAGATTATCGcatttttaaggaaattttaaattctatGAAACTATACCCACCGGaagatatagcagaatacttaCCAAAATTCTGGACAGATATGGAGATGTTCAAGGTTTCGGACACAGATTTGAGTCTGAGTGCAATGGAAATTATGTCACGGGCCGTTTCGCAAGCCCAGCCAGTGAAAGCAACATTTGCAAGCGCGGCTCAAGGAACTTGGATGTATATAAAG GATGAGATGGAACATCAGAACAACGCTCAATTTTCCACTGCTACTATCGGTCACATAGCATTACTTTTATTAAGAAACGGCAATGTGGAAGAATGTAACGAAGTTTTAAAGTATACTATCGAGAATCTCAATTCGTTCATACCAATGATGACCAAACAACAAGTAGACGAATTATTTGAATTATGTATTTCGGAGCGTTATTTTACAGAAGCCCTT CTTGTTCTCGAATACTGTCTACATGCGGGATTCCAACACGTTGTCGAAATGGCTAAACAACTGCATAGTAATGATGCACATTTGGATGACCATCAGCGcaataaattgaaatatttaatgaaaGCCGATGTAGTATAA